The window AACAATCGAGAACTCTCAACTTCACAAGAGCCGATCACCGGGGAATTCATGGACAACTCACAGCTTCAAGTCCTGCGGGAAACCCTCGAGCACCTGCTCGACAGGGTCAACGAACTGGAGCAGCAGAACAAAGCCTGGCGCACGGCGTTCAATCTGCTTCTGGCACGGTCCGATCTGGCCGAGCTATCGATTCACGACCTGTTCGAAACTCATGAGCACCGCGATCAACTCGCTGCCAGGGCCAGGCAGAACGCCACGGACCTGCTCGACACGCGCGCCGAGCAGCCGAATCCGGAATACGAGCAATACCTGACGCTATCGCTGGCAGGGCTGCTCGAAGCCGCGGGAGAGCCGCCGCGCTGAGCGGAAATCCACGCACCTCACTCATATAGACGATCCCGGACGAGATCGGGCAGGCCACGACGATCTCGCCTGATCTCACCGCCTCGGCACAATCCATCTCCGTGGCATCCCCATAGCCAATTCCCCCCTCCCCTTGAAGAGAAGCGTATCGAATTTGGTACGCTGATTTTTTGTGGAGCCTACGCTTCCCGGAGATTTCGCTGCACGACGGGAAGCGACCTTCCGCCCCCCAATCGCCATTCCATTTTCGCCCCAGAACCTGAGGGCGGCAGATATGGAACTAAACAGCGAAGCGGCTCGCCAAACTCATGCAGGCCGTCTTGGCAATCCTCTGCCTAGACGATCGAGAAGGATATAGCCGCCCGAGTCGTGCAGACTTCCGCACATATTCTGCCGGCGCCCGATCCGCACCCATGTTGGGGGCCATCATGACTGACTTGCCGACGAGCCGTCCGACGGCCGCTATCGCGCCGAGAATTGTAGCAATAGGGGCATCTGCCGGAGGTATCACGGCTCTGCAGAAATTGTGCGAAACGCTACCGCTCGATATCCCCTTTGCAATCGTCGTGCTGCAGCATCTACCCCCGGCGAATTCCAGCATGCTGCCCACGCTGATCTCCCGCTGGACAGCAATACCGGTCCGTATCGCTACCGATGGATCCCGGCCAGACACCAATTGCATCTACATTCCGTCGCCAGAACACATTCTGACGTTGGAGCACGGAGTCTTTCGAACAAGAGCCGCCGATGGGGGCGGCCGCCGACCAGGCATCGATTCCATCGACGCCTTTCTCGAAAGCGTGGCGCGATGCCCCGGGCCATTCCCGATCGCCGTGATTCTTTCTGGCACCGGCATGGACGGAACGGCGGGAGCCGTGCGCATTCGGCAAGCTGATGGGGTCGTGATTGTCCAAGACCCGCTTACAGCCCTGCACGATAGCATGCCAAACGCCGTCATACAGCGGGGTATCCACGACCACATTCTCCCGGTCAGCGCCATCGCACAGCAGATATTGATGTGCATCGAGCCGGAATACAAGCGACCGTCCACATCGATCGACTGGCCGAACGACGTCAGTAAAACCCTGGACCGAATCATCTGCTCAATCCGGAGACAATCTGGTTTCGACCTCAGCGGCTACAAACCTTCACCTTTGTTCTGGCGCATCCAACAGCGCATGGATGCCCGGCGGGTATGGACTTTCGCAGATTATTCGTCTCTCATCGAAGATGATCCGATCGAGCTTGAAACGCTCAGCCGATCGCTTCCGATTCATGTGACCGAATTTTTCCGCGATCATGATGCATGGATAGTACTAAAAAGAGATGTCCTTCCGGATCTCTTCCATGCCGCTAAGAAATTCCAGCCGATACGCGCATGGAGCGCTGCGTGCTCCACAGGTGAAGAGGCCTACTCCATTGCGATGCTTCTCGATGAGGTGTCGCAGGAGAGCAATGGCCAGGCAGACTATACGGTGTTTGCCACGGACGTCGCACCGGAGATTCTGGCACGCGCCGGTCGCGGGCTGTTTCACGAGAGTTCCCTTGCCGGCGTGTCCCTTGCGCGTCGCGCCGCCTATTTCTACGCGGTGGACCAACAGTTCCGCATCAAGCGACCATTACGTGAGCGAATGGTTTTTGCTCCGCACAACCTCATCCTGGATCCGCCTTTTGGTGGCATCGATTTCGTGACATGCCGGAACCTATTGATCTATTTGGAGCGGGAAAAGGTTGACCATGTGCTTGCCGCCCTGTTTTCTTCCCTCAGGATCGGCGGCTATCTCTTTCTTGGAAAAGGTGAATCATATCACCTGAATAATCTAGGATTCGAGGTCATCTCCCCCAAATGGAATATCTTCCGCAAAACCTCATTGCATTTCGGAACGAGTATAGCAAGACTTCCTACCAGACCGACCACGACCACTGCAAACCTTGCCGCAGGAGAACAACGGATTGCACTAGAGCAAGCTGGCCTCCCGTCAGCACTAATCGATGAAGCAGGATCCATTCTGAGGCTTTACGGGAATACAGCTGGCATCCTGAGCCTTCCTGCCGGTGAGCCCACGCACAATATCTTCCAACTTGTCTCCAGGAACTCAAGCCTGAGATTAAAAATCGCGGTGCAGCAGGCTTTCTCTGATCATGAGCCCATGAACCTGATCGACCTTGACCGCCGACCACAAGATCCAGCCTCAGTTGGTGTGCGCTTGACGCCACTGCAAAATCCAGCTGGAGCGTGGAATAGGATGTTCATTACATTCCTTCCCGAGGAAGGAATTCTCGACAAGCCGCAAGCACCTGACGCGCCCTCCGGCGAGGCCGATGGGCAATACTACCCTGAGGCTTCCGAGCGGTGGCGCGATGATGACGCACGGATAACCCGCGAGGAATTGGAGGCATCCCGGGAGGAATTGCAAGCATTAAACGAAGAGTTGAGAGCATCCAATTCACAACTCAACGCCAGCAACGAGGAGCTCAACGAGTCGAACTACCAGTTGCGCGAAAAAATCGACCAGTTAAACATGCAGAACCGCGTGCTTTTTTCCGGGGAAGTCATGACTCTTTTCCTGGACCGTGACCTGAGGATACGCTGGTTCACACCCGCCATGCAATCCGTTTTTAAATTGGCACACTCAGATATCGGTCGAAAAATCTCCGATCTCGTGTCAATATTTGACGATCCGGCCTTCTACCCCGACATCCAAGACGTGCTCCATGCCACGGAGTCGCGAGAAATCGTTGTTGCAAGCCGCGACCCGAAAAAATATTTCTCCAGACGAATTCACCCCTACCAATCCGTCCCAGGAAGAATTACTGGTGTCGCCGTGACATTCTCCGACGTCACAGATCGAACGATCATCGAACTCAAGTTGCGACAACGCGAGATATGGCTCAATGCACAGATGTCAGCTTTCGAGCTCGCGATGACCAATGCGCCAATCGAGCATTCCCTTGGACTGCTAATCAGCGCGCTGGCAGATGGAACCGAAGATGATCGGCGATGCGCCTTTTACATCGCACAGGGAGATGGCTTGAGACATGTGGTTGGCATGCCCGACGAATACGCGAAGTGCGTGAATGGATTCCTGATTGCCGAGGAATCGCTCGCATGCGGGCTGGCAGTTGCGACGGGGAAGTCGGTGATTACACGAGACATCATGATCGAGCCACGCTGGAAACCATGGATCTGGCTGGCAAAGAGATTCGGGTATCGAGGCTGCTGGTCTTTCCCCGTTATGGAAACCGGTGGGACCCCACTCGGCTCGCTCGCCATGTACTTTGCGGAGCCCCGCGAGCCGACGCCGATCGACCTCGAACTCGCGTCGTTATTCACGAAGACTGCGGCAATCATCATTGCCAGACATCAGCAAACAAGACTTCAATGACGTAGTGCCTTGGTGTCGACAGGTGCGCGGCCATCACAGCATCGGCTGCGGTGGGCGTTCTCAGGAAAATCCCCGGGACAAGCGCTTCGATTATTGCGCGTAAAAGTACCCAATTGCTGGGTGCTGGAAGGGTATGCCCGCCCCGGTGGTCTCGCTGCGCAGGAGATTGCGGAAATTTATTGGGAGGAGACGAGAAGAGCCTTATAAGGCAGTTGGTGCGAGGGAGGGGACTCGAACCCCTACACCATTGCTGGCGTCAGGACCTAAACCTGGTGCGTCTACCAATTTCGCCACCCTCGCGGTCCATGGGCGCGGCCCGGGCGGGCCTGCGCTTGCTCGTCACTGGCTGTGCAGCCCCGGCAAACAAAAAAGGCGGCTGGTACTGCCCGCCCTCTCCTGCTGCCTGGCCCGGAGTGTGGTCCGGGCGGCCGACTTGCCGTGCGCCGGTAGCGCAACGAGGCAGCGGATTGTAGCGCAAGCGCGCGCCTGAATCCAGTCCCCGGGGCGCCGGTGCCAGCGCTCGGTTCTGCCGGCGGATGCAGGCCAGTACCAGCACGGTGGCGGGCGGCTTGACGCCGACGGCGGCGAGTTCGTCGATGTGGTGCTGGACGGGCGGCGGCATCGCGGCCGGTCCAGCCGGCGACGATGAATTGCCGGACGTCGAGGGCGAGCGCGCCCTCGCCGGCTGCCTGGAACTGCAGTGTCGGCATAGCTGCTACCTGTTACGGGGGAGGAAGGTCGGTCACATCGTCCGGATGATGTTCTTCCGGAATTCGTCGATGTGTTCGCGGATGGCCTTCGGCACCGCGCGGCGAAAATGATGGCGATGCATGTTCCCAGCGACATTTCGGGCAGGTATGATTAACGCCGAGCCAAAGGTATCGATAAACGATATGTACATATCTTGGTGCAATACGGCCTGCCCATGGTGCAGCAGCTCCCGCGGATGGTGCGATGCCCCGGCCCCGGCCCCGCACCAGCGGCCGCGCAACGGCCCGAACCGACCCGTGACGAGATGACCTCCCTGCCGCCCGCCTCCCCTCGAACCGCGCGCGCCGACGCAGCGTCGGACGCCGAGCGTCCCGATCCGCTCTTCAACCAATCGCTGGAAAAAGGCCTGGAAGTGCTGCGCGCTTTCGGCGCCGCGCACCGCACGCTGACGCTGCCGGAACTGGCCGCGCTGACCGGCATGACCAAGAGTTCGGCACAGCGCACCGTGCATACGCTGGAATGCCTCGGCTACATGGCCAAGCATCCGCAGACGCGGCGCTTCCGGCTGACCCCCAAGGTGATGGAGATCGGCTTCAACTATCTCGCCGCGGATCCGCTGATCGCCGCGGCCAGCCCCTACCTGTCGCAGCTCGCGCGCGACAGCGGCGAAACGGCCAACCTGACCGAACCGGTGGGCCTGGAGATGGTCTATGTGGCGCAGCTGATGACATCGAAGTACATCCCGGTGCTGACCCCGGTGGGCATGCGCATCCCGATGTACTGCACGAGTTCCGGACGGGCCTACTTGAGCACGCTGCCAGACGCCGAGGCCATTACGCTGCTGGAGCGCTCCCAGCGCGTGGCGCGCACGCCCGCCACGCTGACCGAGGTACAGGCCATCCTGGCGCGCGTGCAGTCGTGCCGCCAGTTCGGCTTTGCCGTCAACGAAGAGGAGCTGTTCCTCGGCGACATGGGGCTGGCCGCGCCCATCGTCGATCGCCAGGGAATGGCGGTGGGCGCCGTGCACGTGTCACCGCCGGCCAGCCGCTGGACCATGGCCGAGGCGCAGCGCAAGCTGGCGCCGCTGGTCATCGAATGCGCGCGGGCGATCTCGCTGTCCCTGGCGCACTGAGGCGGGCCGGGTGCCCGCAAGACAAAGCAAAGCGGCCTGCAAACCAGGCCGCCCCACCAGTGTTGCGCATGGCCGGCGCCAACGCGCCGGCCAACTTCATCGCGCGTGTTCCAGCATCGCCTGCAACAGCACGTCGGCGCCGGCGGCGATGTGCTCGGGCATGGCGTCTTCCAGCTCGTTGTGGCTGATGCCGTCTTTGCAGGGCACGAAGATCATGCCGGTCGGCGCGCGCTGCGCCACATAGACCGCGTCGTGCCCGGCGCCGCTGACCACGTCCATATGCGGCAAGCCGAGCGAGGCGGCCGCGCGGCGCACACTGTCGACGCAGGCCGGCGCAAAGGCACAGGGTTCGAACTTCACCACCTGGCGGATCTCCACCTCCACCCGCGCGTGCTCGGCGATGCCGGCGAAGGCCGCGCGCATCGCCGCGTCCATGCGGTCCAGGCCGTCGTGGCTCAGGTTGCGCAGGTCCACCGAGAACTCGACGCGGCCGGGAATCACATTGCGCGAATTGGGCGAGACCTGCAGATAGCCGACCGTGCCGCGCCCATGCGGCGCCTCGGACACGGCGATGCGGTTGACCGCATCGACCATGCGCGCCGCCGCCAGCAGGGCGTCGTGGCGCAAGGCCAGCGGCGTGGGGCCCGCGTGCGCATCCATGCCGGTCACGGTCACGTCATACCATTGCTGGCCCAGCGCACCGGACACCACGCCGATCGGCAGGCCGGCCGCTTCCAGCACCGGGCCCTGCTCGATATGGGCCTCGAAGTAGGCCGCGAACATGCCGCCCGGCACCTCTCCCACCGGGTGGGTGCCGCGGTAGCCGATCGCCTCCAGCGCCGCGCCCACGCTGACGCCGTCGCGGTCGGTCTGGGCATGCACGAAGTCCGGCGCGAACAGGCCGGCAAAGGCGCCCGAGCCCATCATCACCGGCGTGAAGCGCGTGCCCTCCTCGTTGGTCCAGAACACCAGTTCCAGCGGAGCGCGCGTCTCGATACCCAGGTCGTCGAGCGTGCGCATCACCTCCAGCCCTGCCAGCACGCCGAAGTTGCCGTCGAACTTGCCGCCGGAAGGCTGGGTGTCGATATGGCTGCCGGTCGCCACCGCGGGCGCGCCGGGGTCGGTGCCGGCACGGCGCGCGAAGACGTTGCCGACCGCATCCACGCGCACCGCCAGGCCGGCGTCGCGGCACCACTGCACGACCTGGTCGCGCCCGCGCTTGTCTTCCTCGGTCAGCGCGATGCGGCAGACGCCGCCCTTGGGCGTGGCGCCGATCCGGCCGAGGTCCATCAGCGATTGCCACAGGCGTCCGGCGTTGATGCGGGGAAGGTATTGCTGGTCCATGGTCACATGTCGGTTGGTTGAAACACGCTCGGCAACCTGCAAGAAGCAGACCAAGGCGGGGGCATCGCCGGGGGCTGCCCACCTTCGCCATGTGCTTCCGCCGACTGGCACGCCGCTTGCTTGGACGAAGGCGACCTCCCTTCCCACACAGGAGCTTCGCCAGTGAACCCCATCACGTCCCCTCTCGCGACTGGCCTGAAGGCCGCCGCCTCGGCCACCGCCCTCGCCGCCCTCACTGTCTTCACGCTGCCGGGCGCCGCGCATGCCGAGAAGGTACTGCGCATCGGCATGACCGCCGCCGACGTCCCGCGCACCCTGGGCCAGCCCGACCAGGGCTTCGAAGGCAACCGCTTCACGGGCATCCCGCTCTACGACAGCCTGACCGAATGGGACCTGTCGAAGAACAACGGCCCGAGCCTGCTGATTCCCGGCCTGGCCACGGAGTGGAAGGTCGACGCCAAGGACAAGACCAAGTGGATCTTCAAGCTGCGCCCCGGCGTGACCTTCCACGACGGCTCGCCCTTCAACGCCGACGCGGTGGTCTGGAACGTCAACAAGGTGCTCGACAAGAGCGCCCGGCAGTTCGATCCGAGCCAGGTCGGCGTCACCGTTTCGCGCATGCCGACGCTGCGCGCGGCCAGGAAGATCGACGACCTGACCGTCGAGCTGACCACCTCCGAGCCCGACTCCTTCCTGCCCTACAACCTGACCAACCTGTTCATGGCCTCGCCGGCGCAATGGGAGAAGAAGTTCGCGGCGGTGCCGGCCTCGGTCACCGAGCCGGTCGAGCGCGCCAAGCAGGCCTGGGTCGCCTTCGCCGCCGACGCGTCGGGCACCGGCCCCTTCCGCATGACGCGCTTCGTGCCGCGCGAGCGGCTCGAACTGGCGCGCAATGCCCACTACTGGGATGGCAAGCGCTTGCCGAAGATCGACAAGGTCGTGATGCTGCCGATGCCGGAAGCCAACGCGCGCACGGCCGCCCTGCTGTCCGGCCAGGTCGACTGGATCGAGGCGCCGGCCCCTGACGCCATCGCCCAGATCAAGAGCCGCGGCTTCGAGGTCTACGCCAACCAGCAGCCGCATGTGTGGCCGTGGCAGTTGTCCTTCGCGCCAGGCTCGCCCTGGCTCGACAAGCGCGTGCGCCAGGCCGCCAACCTGTGCGTGAACCGTTCCGGCCTGAAGACGCTGCTGGGCGGCTACATGGCCGACGCCACCGGCATCGTCGAGCCGGGCAATCCGTGGTGGGGCAATCCGTCCTTCCACATCAAGTACGACCCGGCCGCCGCGCGCAAGCTGATGCAGGAGGCCGGCTACACGGCCGCCAAGCCGGTCAAGGTCAAGGTCCAGGTGTCGGCGTCGGGTTCCGGCCAGATGCAACCGTTGCCGATGAACGAGTACATCCAGCAGAACCTGAAGGAGTGCTTCTTCGACGTCGACTTCGACGTGGTGGAGTGGAACACGCTCTTCACCAACTGGCGCATCGGCGCCAAGGACGCCAGCGCGCACGGCGCCAACGCCATCAACGTCAGCTTCGCCGCGATGGACCCCTTCTTCGCCATGGTCCGCTTCGTCAGCACCAAGACGCAGCCGCCCGTCTCGAACAACTGGGGCTTCTTCGGCAACGCCGAATTCGACAAGCTGATCGAGACCGCCCGCACTTCCTTCGACGCCAAGGGACGCGATACCGCGCTGGCCAGGCTGCACGCGCGCATCGTCGAGGAAGCGCCCTTCGTGCTGATCGCGCATGACGTCGGCCCGCGCGCCATCTCGAAGAAGGTCAAGGGCGTGGTGCAGCCGCAAAGCTGGTTCATCGACCTGGCCACCATGTCGATGGATTGACGAGGCTCCCCGCGGCGCCGCTGGCCGCGGCCCCGCGCAACCCGTGCAACCCGCGCCGGCGCCACCGTGCGCCGGCGCCCGCCGGCATTCATCATGATCTACCTGTTCCGCCGCCTGCTCTACACGCTGCCCATCCTGCTCGGGGTGGCCTTGCTGTGCTTCTCGCTGGTCCACTTCGCGCCCGGCGATCCGCTGGTGTCGGTGCTGCCGCCCGACGCCTCCGAAGAACTGCGCCGCCAGATCACCGCGCTGTACGGCTTCGACAAACCCTTCCTCGACCAATTCCTGCACTGGCTGCTGCGCGCGCTGCACGGCGACCTGGGCACCTCCATCGCCACCAGCCGCCCGGTGCT of the Cupriavidus malaysiensis genome contains:
- a CDS encoding Zn-dependent hydrolase; this encodes MDQQYLPRINAGRLWQSLMDLGRIGATPKGGVCRIALTEEDKRGRDQVVQWCRDAGLAVRVDAVGNVFARRAGTDPGAPAVATGSHIDTQPSGGKFDGNFGVLAGLEVMRTLDDLGIETRAPLELVFWTNEEGTRFTPVMMGSGAFAGLFAPDFVHAQTDRDGVSVGAALEAIGYRGTHPVGEVPGGMFAAYFEAHIEQGPVLEAAGLPIGVVSGALGQQWYDVTVTGMDAHAGPTPLALRHDALLAAARMVDAVNRIAVSEAPHGRGTVGYLQVSPNSRNVIPGRVEFSVDLRNLSHDGLDRMDAAMRAAFAGIAEHARVEVEIRQVVKFEPCAFAPACVDSVRRAAASLGLPHMDVVSGAGHDAVYVAQRAPTGMIFVPCKDGISHNELEDAMPEHIAAGADVLLQAMLEHAR
- a CDS encoding IclR family transcriptional regulator; this encodes MTSLPPASPRTARADAASDAERPDPLFNQSLEKGLEVLRAFGAAHRTLTLPELAALTGMTKSSAQRTVHTLECLGYMAKHPQTRRFRLTPKVMEIGFNYLAADPLIAAASPYLSQLARDSGETANLTEPVGLEMVYVAQLMTSKYIPVLTPVGMRIPMYCTSSGRAYLSTLPDAEAITLLERSQRVARTPATLTEVQAILARVQSCRQFGFAVNEEELFLGDMGLAAPIVDRQGMAVGAVHVSPPASRWTMAEAQRKLAPLVIECARAISLSLAH
- a CDS encoding CheR family methyltransferase; translation: MTDLPTSRPTAAIAPRIVAIGASAGGITALQKLCETLPLDIPFAIVVLQHLPPANSSMLPTLISRWTAIPVRIATDGSRPDTNCIYIPSPEHILTLEHGVFRTRAADGGGRRPGIDSIDAFLESVARCPGPFPIAVILSGTGMDGTAGAVRIRQADGVVIVQDPLTALHDSMPNAVIQRGIHDHILPVSAIAQQILMCIEPEYKRPSTSIDWPNDVSKTLDRIICSIRRQSGFDLSGYKPSPLFWRIQQRMDARRVWTFADYSSLIEDDPIELETLSRSLPIHVTEFFRDHDAWIVLKRDVLPDLFHAAKKFQPIRAWSAACSTGEEAYSIAMLLDEVSQESNGQADYTVFATDVAPEILARAGRGLFHESSLAGVSLARRAAYFYAVDQQFRIKRPLRERMVFAPHNLILDPPFGGIDFVTCRNLLIYLEREKVDHVLAALFSSLRIGGYLFLGKGESYHLNNLGFEVISPKWNIFRKTSLHFGTSIARLPTRPTTTTANLAAGEQRIALEQAGLPSALIDEAGSILRLYGNTAGILSLPAGEPTHNIFQLVSRNSSLRLKIAVQQAFSDHEPMNLIDLDRRPQDPASVGVRLTPLQNPAGAWNRMFITFLPEEGILDKPQAPDAPSGEADGQYYPEASERWRDDDARITREELEASREELQALNEELRASNSQLNASNEELNESNYQLREKIDQLNMQNRVLFSGEVMTLFLDRDLRIRWFTPAMQSVFKLAHSDIGRKISDLVSIFDDPAFYPDIQDVLHATESREIVVASRDPKKYFSRRIHPYQSVPGRITGVAVTFSDVTDRTIIELKLRQREIWLNAQMSAFELAMTNAPIEHSLGLLISALADGTEDDRRCAFYIAQGDGLRHVVGMPDEYAKCVNGFLIAEESLACGLAVATGKSVITRDIMIEPRWKPWIWLAKRFGYRGCWSFPVMETGGTPLGSLAMYFAEPREPTPIDLELASLFTKTAAIIIARHQQTRLQ
- a CDS encoding ABC transporter substrate-binding protein yields the protein MNPITSPLATGLKAAASATALAALTVFTLPGAAHAEKVLRIGMTAADVPRTLGQPDQGFEGNRFTGIPLYDSLTEWDLSKNNGPSLLIPGLATEWKVDAKDKTKWIFKLRPGVTFHDGSPFNADAVVWNVNKVLDKSARQFDPSQVGVTVSRMPTLRAARKIDDLTVELTTSEPDSFLPYNLTNLFMASPAQWEKKFAAVPASVTEPVERAKQAWVAFAADASGTGPFRMTRFVPRERLELARNAHYWDGKRLPKIDKVVMLPMPEANARTAALLSGQVDWIEAPAPDAIAQIKSRGFEVYANQQPHVWPWQLSFAPGSPWLDKRVRQAANLCVNRSGLKTLLGGYMADATGIVEPGNPWWGNPSFHIKYDPAAARKLMQEAGYTAAKPVKVKVQVSASGSGQMQPLPMNEYIQQNLKECFFDVDFDVVEWNTLFTNWRIGAKDASAHGANAINVSFAAMDPFFAMVRFVSTKTQPPVSNNWGFFGNAEFDKLIETARTSFDAKGRDTALARLHARIVEEAPFVLIAHDVGPRAISKKVKGVVQPQSWFIDLATMSMD